In the genome of Desulfuromonas sp. DDH964, one region contains:
- a CDS encoding putative Ig domain-containing protein, protein MRLSLTLALLSALLLAAACDRGEQKPAPGTGAEKSAPVNNRMLEPIPAATANNQGGGELSIRLIPEPLTSADGAEVMVSNCRQERRFAWEVNGQEVPAATGPRLERDYYQRDDEVAVRVDCGPARASVSTRVVNAAPVISRLGFQDPVIIAGKELVIVPETSDVDGDPVEVEYQWRVDGEELPWVTGPVLPAEYLKRDARITVTAIPSDGRDQGEPFVGGNLVVPNGPPHFTSTPPAVVPDTGFRYQAEATDPDNDPLTYRLEEAPPGMQVDEKTGLIAWAFPPGTAGSWTIRVVATDPDGMQARQEFSLTLAKQE, encoded by the coding sequence TTGCGACTCTCATTGACCCTTGCGCTTCTGTCCGCCCTGTTGCTGGCCGCGGCCTGCGACCGGGGCGAACAGAAGCCTGCACCCGGGACCGGGGCGGAGAAATCCGCCCCGGTCAACAACCGTATGCTCGAACCGATCCCCGCCGCTACCGCGAACAATCAGGGGGGCGGGGAGCTCTCCATCCGGCTGATCCCGGAGCCATTGACCTCGGCCGACGGGGCGGAGGTGATGGTCAGCAATTGCCGCCAGGAGAGACGCTTTGCCTGGGAGGTCAATGGCCAGGAGGTTCCGGCAGCGACGGGACCACGCCTGGAGCGCGACTACTACCAGCGGGATGATGAAGTCGCGGTCCGGGTCGATTGCGGTCCGGCCAGGGCCAGCGTTTCCACCCGGGTCGTCAACGCCGCCCCGGTTATTTCCCGGCTCGGGTTCCAGGACCCGGTCATCATCGCCGGCAAGGAACTGGTCATCGTCCCTGAGACCAGCGATGTCGATGGTGACCCCGTCGAGGTCGAGTACCAGTGGCGGGTCGATGGCGAGGAGTTGCCGTGGGTGACCGGCCCGGTCCTGCCGGCCGAGTATCTCAAGCGGGATGCCCGCATCACCGTTACCGCCATCCCGAGCGACGGCAGGGACCAGGGGGAACCCTTTGTTGGTGGCAACCTCGTCGTCCCCAACGGCCCGCCCCACTTTACCTCAACCCCTCCCGCCGTGGTGCCGGACACCGGATTCCGCTACCAGGCCGAGGCCACGGACCCTGACAACGACCCGCTGACCTACCGTCTCGAAGAGGCCCCTCCGGGGATGCAGGTCGATGAAAAGACCGGCCTGATCGCCTGGGCCTTCCCGCCAGGGACCGCCGGTTCCTGGACCATCCGGGTTGTCGCCACAGACCCCGACGGCATGCAGGCCCGGCAGGAATTCTCCCTGACCCTGGCGAAACAGGAGTAA
- a CDS encoding sensor histidine kinase, whose product MSRKTGLRLEIILNIILLVGAALLLGSFLLLKMTEKELLAERVSRARSVVSLATGVASVPDYAGPGTSRLVSAEALLRRLGVDPALVSWQIVDSRLQEVAAFSAGGSPLGTSADLQLSRLEGEPLVRVRYQGLLLPFYSREPVDVTVTGGLFAAGKFIGALQVQFTLEDIRQRLVKTHQLVLLYVLCYGTVLVLFGFSLLERNVVRPVRSLMESTRQAAAGNLDQRLEATGPEEIAALADSFNEMLAALQESRNDLEQRNRLLQESNIALSQTRHDLIRSEKMASVGHLAAGMAHEIGNPLGAVVGYLEILKGEERSGRSREILGHALGEVGRIDRLVRDLLDYAAPPGGILEAVDLADLARGGLERLTLQHALRDVTLDTSALPQQLPPVHAAPHKLLQVVINLVLNAVDASTPGGVIQLSGGTSDGWVWLAVADQGCGMTAEEVSKIFDPFFTTKAPDKGRGLGLAVCHRILEEAGGTIDVESTPGQGSRFVLKLRAMEPEAS is encoded by the coding sequence ATGAGCCGGAAAACCGGGCTACGCCTCGAAATAATCCTCAATATCATTCTGCTGGTCGGTGCAGCGCTTCTGCTGGGCAGTTTTCTGCTGCTGAAGATGACCGAGAAGGAACTCCTCGCCGAACGGGTCTCCCGCGCGCGATCGGTGGTGAGCCTGGCAACCGGTGTCGCTTCTGTCCCCGATTACGCGGGCCCGGGGACATCCCGGCTCGTCAGCGCCGAGGCTTTGTTGCGGCGGCTTGGTGTCGACCCGGCCCTGGTGAGCTGGCAGATTGTCGACAGCCGTCTGCAGGAGGTCGCGGCCTTCAGCGCCGGCGGCAGCCCGCTTGGCACGAGCGCCGATCTCCAACTGAGTCGCCTGGAGGGGGAGCCGCTGGTCCGGGTGCGCTACCAGGGGCTGCTGCTCCCCTTTTACTCCCGGGAGCCGGTCGATGTGACCGTGACCGGGGGGCTCTTTGCGGCGGGGAAGTTTATCGGGGCGCTGCAGGTACAGTTCACCCTGGAGGATATCCGGCAGCGGCTGGTAAAGACCCATCAGCTGGTGCTGCTTTACGTCCTCTGTTACGGCACGGTCCTGGTTCTTTTCGGCTTTTCCCTGCTCGAACGCAACGTCGTGCGCCCGGTCCGCAGCCTGATGGAATCGACCCGGCAGGCCGCCGCCGGCAACCTTGATCAGCGTCTGGAGGCGACCGGACCCGAAGAAATTGCCGCCCTGGCCGACTCCTTCAATGAAATGCTGGCAGCGTTGCAGGAGAGTCGTAACGACCTGGAACAGCGCAACCGCCTGCTGCAGGAGAGCAACATCGCCCTGTCGCAGACGCGCCATGACCTGATCCGCTCGGAAAAGATGGCCTCGGTGGGGCACCTTGCCGCCGGCATGGCCCACGAAATCGGCAATCCCCTCGGCGCCGTCGTCGGTTACCTGGAGATTCTCAAAGGGGAGGAGCGCTCCGGCCGGTCGCGGGAGATCCTCGGACATGCCCTCGGCGAAGTCGGCCGCATCGATCGCCTGGTCAGGGACCTGCTCGATTACGCGGCGCCGCCCGGTGGCATTCTGGAAGCGGTCGATCTCGCCGATCTGGCAAGGGGAGGGCTGGAGCGGCTTACCCTGCAGCACGCCCTGCGTGATGTCACCCTCGACACCAGCGCTCTGCCGCAACAGCTGCCCCCCGTGCACGCGGCCCCCCATAAACTGTTGCAGGTGGTGATCAACCTGGTCCTCAACGCCGTCGATGCGTCAACCCCCGGCGGGGTGATTCAGCTCAGCGGCGGCACCAGCGACGGCTGGGTCTGGCTGGCGGTGGCCGACCAGGGGTGTGGTATGACAGCGGAAGAGGTCTCGAAGATTTTTGATCCTTTTTTCACCACCAAGGCGCCGGACAAGGGGCGGGGCCTGGGACTGGCGGTTTGCCACCGGATTCTCGAAGAGGCCGGTGGGACCATCGATGTCGAGTCGACCCCGGGGCAGGGGAGCCGTTTTGTCCTGAAATTGCGAGCGATGGAGCCGGAGGCGTCATGA
- a CDS encoding sigma-54-dependent transcriptional regulator: protein MTGPMKKLLIIDDEPAMRHMLRLVLEKEDFQISEAASGSQALELLEQEPFELALCDIRMPEMDGRAFLREVAQRRIALCIIMMSAYGTVDTAIECMKLGAYDYISKPFKPDEVTLTLRKAEERLRLKRENLQLKEVLAKREGQFSIEDIVCTSPQMRKVLDTVRRVAASDSPVLISGETGTGKELIARALHSESPRRQGPFLAINCSAIGAGILESELFGHVKGAFTGADRTKEGIFAAASGGTLFLDEIAELPLDLQPKLLRVLQEGEVRPVGSTKSRPVDTRVVAASAVDLRDAIDENRFRSDLYYRLAVVELGLPPLRERPADIPLLARHFLEEIALREGRQAPLLDAESSARLSAYAWPGNVRELRNVLEKAMIFSPRGELVVAALPEEARRHPRALEGDFSLKKAARRLEIEYITKALQETGGNRTQAARLLEISLRALLYKIKEYGLD, encoded by the coding sequence ATGACAGGCCCGATGAAGAAGCTGTTGATCATTGACGATGAGCCCGCGATGCGCCACATGTTGCGGCTGGTGCTGGAGAAGGAGGATTTCCAGATCAGCGAAGCGGCGAGCGGAAGTCAGGCGCTGGAACTTCTTGAACAGGAGCCCTTCGAGCTCGCCCTGTGCGACATCCGCATGCCCGAGATGGATGGGCGTGCCTTCCTGCGCGAGGTGGCGCAACGGCGGATCGCCCTCTGCATTATCATGATGAGCGCCTACGGCACGGTCGATACGGCGATCGAATGCATGAAACTCGGGGCCTACGACTATATTTCCAAGCCCTTCAAGCCCGACGAGGTGACCCTCACCCTGCGCAAGGCAGAAGAGCGCCTGCGCCTGAAGCGGGAGAACCTCCAGCTCAAGGAAGTCCTGGCCAAACGCGAGGGGCAGTTTTCCATCGAGGATATCGTCTGCACCAGCCCGCAGATGCGCAAGGTCCTCGATACGGTGCGCCGGGTCGCCGCCAGCGACTCGCCGGTACTGATCAGCGGTGAGACCGGGACCGGCAAGGAATTGATTGCACGCGCCCTGCACAGTGAGAGCCCCCGGCGGCAAGGGCCGTTCCTTGCCATCAATTGCAGCGCCATCGGCGCCGGCATTCTCGAGAGCGAACTCTTCGGTCACGTCAAGGGCGCCTTTACCGGCGCCGACCGCACCAAGGAGGGGATTTTCGCCGCCGCCAGCGGCGGTACTCTCTTCCTCGACGAGATCGCCGAACTTCCCCTCGACCTGCAGCCGAAACTGCTGCGGGTGCTGCAGGAGGGGGAAGTCCGGCCGGTCGGTTCCACCAAGTCACGACCGGTGGATACCCGGGTGGTCGCGGCCAGTGCCGTTGACCTGCGCGACGCCATAGACGAAAACAGGTTTCGCAGCGACCTCTATTACCGGCTGGCGGTGGTCGAACTGGGGTTGCCGCCCCTGCGCGAGCGCCCGGCCGACATCCCGCTGCTGGCCCGTCATTTCCTCGAAGAGATCGCGCTGCGGGAGGGTCGGCAGGCGCCACTCCTCGATGCGGAATCGAGCGCCAGGCTATCGGCCTATGCCTGGCCGGGGAATGTCCGTGAGCTGCGCAATGTGCTGGAAAAGGCGATGATCTTCAGTCCGCGCGGGGAGCTGGTGGTGGCGGCGTTGCCGGAGGAGGCACGGCGTCATCCGCGCGCCCTGGAGGGGGACTTTTCCCTGAAGAAGGCGGCGCGGCGCCTGGAGATCGAGTACATCACCAAGGCCCTGCAAGAGACCGGTGGCAATCGTACCCAGGCTGCCCGGCTGCTTGAAATCAGCCTGCGTGCCCTGCTTTACAAGATCAAGGAATACGGTCTCGACTGA
- a CDS encoding MFS transporter encodes MNFPRNIRLLYLFSALKMALFPMAIITLFWKDRIGLSLAEILLLQGCFSLATLLLEYPSGYLADRLGYRYTLSLAAAIGIAGWSLYTVAASFAAVLAAELLLGCSYAFISGSDSALLFETLRTQQREEEYARFDGRMTGWGQGGEALAALFAGLLYAWQPLSPFLLQIAVWGIAWLVTRSLREPPYQATAPGSSHLGAALRTCRYALLENRRLRATLLFSMVLGVASFYPVWLIQPFMQECNVPLAWFGPIWAAANLTVALFSFAGQRFHFQLGERGLFLLYLGLILAGYLGLGLTHALWSFACYFLLTAMRGLQGPLLRHHLQRDSTRENRASILSLKSLGFRLLFVVTGPPIGWLADRYGLSSTFLLVGLLLVLALIPLGATFLTTRPAAP; translated from the coding sequence GTGAACTTTCCCCGCAACATCCGCCTCCTCTACCTCTTCTCGGCGTTGAAGATGGCCCTCTTTCCGATGGCCATCATCACCCTCTTCTGGAAAGACCGGATCGGCCTCTCCCTGGCCGAAATCCTGCTGCTGCAGGGCTGCTTCTCCCTCGCCACCCTGCTGCTCGAATACCCCTCCGGTTACCTCGCCGACCGTCTCGGCTACCGCTACACCCTGAGCCTCGCCGCCGCCATCGGCATCGCCGGCTGGAGTCTCTATACCGTGGCCGCCTCGTTTGCCGCGGTGCTGGCGGCGGAGCTGCTCCTCGGCTGCTCCTACGCCTTCATCAGCGGCTCCGACAGCGCGCTCCTCTTCGAAACCCTGCGGACGCAGCAGCGGGAGGAGGAGTATGCCCGCTTTGATGGCCGCATGACCGGCTGGGGCCAGGGCGGCGAGGCCCTCGCCGCGCTCTTTGCCGGGCTCCTCTACGCCTGGCAGCCCCTCAGCCCGTTCCTGCTGCAAATCGCTGTCTGGGGGATTGCCTGGCTGGTGACCCGGTCACTGCGGGAGCCGCCCTATCAGGCGACTGCCCCAGGGTCGTCCCATCTGGGGGCGGCGCTGCGCACCTGCCGCTATGCGCTCCTGGAAAACCGCCGTTTGCGCGCCACCCTCCTCTTTTCCATGGTCCTCGGCGTCGCTTCCTTCTACCCGGTCTGGCTGATCCAGCCCTTCATGCAGGAGTGCAACGTCCCCCTCGCCTGGTTCGGTCCGATCTGGGCGGCGGCCAACCTGACGGTTGCCCTCTTCTCCTTCGCCGGCCAGCGCTTTCATTTCCAGCTCGGTGAGCGCGGACTCTTCCTGCTCTACCTCGGACTGATTCTCGCCGGCTACCTCGGCCTCGGCCTGACCCACGCCCTCTGGTCCTTTGCCTGCTACTTCCTCCTCACTGCCATGCGCGGACTGCAGGGGCCCCTGTTGCGCCACCACCTGCAACGGGACAGCACCCGGGAGAACCGGGCGAGTATCCTTTCCCTCAAGTCCCTCGGCTTTCGCCTCCTCTTTGTCGTCACCGGGCCGCCGATCGGCTGGCTCGCCGATCGTTATGGGCTCAGCTCCACCTTCCTGTTGGTCGGCCTGCTGCTGGTCCTGGCACTGATTCCGCTCGGGGCCACCTTTTTAACCACCCGCCCGGCCGCCCCCTGA
- a CDS encoding S1C family serine protease, with translation MSGISPLSSVHHRIGQGGLFAAACRWALLLYLLLPSATAGANPAKVSLASRLEAASLEILVDGHLAGSGWFVASQGLAITAAHVVRGGRLIEVRSPGGGRLRAKRIRVDTGHDLALLRVERRGGLFPTLELALAPPTSGTPLVLFGTALYRHGLLFPGSVAGDRLTFEWNVQNRCYTEAQPVAAQAPRGLSGGPWTNLAGEVVGVQSSVMSGTGGMSGIAFMSPVTAVQELLDGQATAATLGGIYAESWEPSRRSAESGAAGSTGIRVLEVLGAGPLAEAGVEPGELIVTLDGRPLELRDELLGRVRGKAPGEPVTLGVVNSHGERRQVVVTLADCNRR, from the coding sequence TTGTCAGGGATTAGCCCGCTCAGCTCCGTCCACCACCGAATCGGGCAAGGCGGTCTTTTTGCGGCTGCTTGCAGGTGGGCGCTCCTTCTTTACCTGCTTCTCCCCTCCGCAACGGCTGGTGCCAATCCGGCCAAGGTCTCTCTCGCCAGCCGCCTCGAAGCCGCCTCCCTGGAAATTCTGGTCGATGGTCACCTCGCCGGCAGCGGCTGGTTTGTCGCTTCCCAGGGGCTGGCGATCACCGCCGCCCACGTCGTCAGGGGAGGACGCCTGATCGAGGTTCGCTCCCCCGGCGGCGGTCGCCTCAGGGCGAAGCGCATTCGTGTCGATACTGGTCATGATCTCGCCCTGTTGCGGGTCGAACGGCGCGGTGGCCTCTTCCCGACTCTCGAACTGGCCTTGGCCCCTCCCACCAGTGGCACGCCGCTGGTCCTCTTCGGCACCGCCCTTTACCGCCACGGGCTACTCTTCCCGGGGAGTGTTGCCGGTGACCGGCTGACTTTCGAGTGGAACGTACAGAACCGCTGTTACACCGAAGCCCAGCCCGTCGCCGCCCAGGCGCCCAGGGGACTCTCCGGCGGCCCCTGGACCAACCTCGCAGGAGAGGTCGTCGGGGTACAGAGTTCTGTCATGTCGGGAACGGGGGGAATGAGCGGGATTGCCTTCATGAGCCCGGTGACGGCGGTCCAGGAGCTGCTGGATGGGCAGGCAACGGCGGCCACCCTCGGTGGCATTTATGCCGAGAGCTGGGAACCGTCCCGCCGGTCCGCGGAAAGCGGTGCGGCAGGGAGTACCGGAATCAGGGTCCTGGAAGTGTTGGGCGCTGGGCCCCTGGCCGAGGCCGGAGTCGAGCCGGGTGAATTGATCGTCACTCTGGACGGGAGACCGCTTGAATTGCGGGATGAGCTTCTCGGCCGGGTGCGCGGCAAGGCTCCGGGAGAGCCGGTGACCCTGGGCGTCGTCAATTCACATGGCGAACGCCGGCAGGTTGTGGTGACCCTGGCCGACTGTAATCGCCGTTAA
- a CDS encoding pilus assembly FimT family protein yields the protein MVRTDKGFTLIELMVVVAVLGVVAIIAMPNLNSWLRKSDYREAAQAALGAMHRARDRAINENTPYRVVIDLPGQRFSLQSGSYPGPTWPAPGDAEWTDFTRAVVVRGGAACDLTAETIYDVNYFPNGTTKDGFYEGTADEGRINLCFFAPDDLVTPRFQVAVDSPMTGRAFVRD from the coding sequence GTGGTAAGAACGGATAAAGGTTTTACTCTCATTGAGCTGATGGTCGTGGTCGCAGTACTTGGTGTGGTCGCGATCATCGCCATGCCCAACCTCAACAGCTGGCTGCGCAAATCCGACTACCGCGAAGCCGCTCAGGCGGCCCTCGGCGCCATGCACCGGGCGCGCGATCGGGCGATCAACGAGAACACCCCTTACCGGGTGGTCATCGACCTTCCCGGGCAGCGTTTTTCCCTCCAGAGCGGGAGTTACCCCGGACCGACCTGGCCCGCTCCTGGCGATGCCGAGTGGACCGATTTCACCCGTGCCGTCGTGGTGCGGGGAGGGGCTGCCTGCGACCTGACCGCTGAAACCATATACGATGTCAATTACTTTCCTAATGGCACCACCAAAGACGGCTTTTATGAAGGAACGGCCGACGAAGGACGAATCAATCTCTGTTTCTTTGCACCGGATGATCTGGTCACCCCACGTTTCCAGGTGGCGGTCGATTCCCCCATGACAGGACGGGCTTTTGTCAGGGATTAG
- a CDS encoding ferredoxin, translated as MARIPVVDQESCISCEVCTHICPEVFRMTGGEGHEHTHGEHKSEVYNPTGAPEAIIEQAMDACPAACIYWQD; from the coding sequence ATGGCCCGAATCCCCGTCGTCGACCAGGAGAGCTGCATCAGCTGCGAAGTCTGCACCCACATCTGCCCCGAGGTCTTTCGCATGACCGGGGGAGAGGGGCACGAGCATACCCACGGTGAACACAAGTCGGAGGTTTACAATCCGACCGGCGCCCCCGAGGCGATCATCGAACAGGCGATGGATGCCTGCCCCGCCGCCTGCATCTACTGGCAGGACTGA
- a CDS encoding efflux RND transporter permease subunit, with translation MLLSNAAIGHRSTVFTLMFFAIVAGLYSYLTLPRESTPDITIPYVLVVTSYEGVAPADIETLITRPIERKLKGLKDVEKIRSVSAEGSSMITIEFNPKVDIDNALQWVRDKVDQAKGDLPDDLENDPSILEINFSEFPILMVAVSGDVNEAVLKGVGEELQDRIEEIPGVLDVVLTGGRERQIRVEFDPERMAAYQLSFTEILAAISQENVNIPGGSIDIGRGKYLLRVPGEFTDPAIIDNLVLVARDGRPIYFKDVATVRDTFEDRQSYARLNGNQSVTLAVKKRTGENIIAVADQVFALLSAARDQLPPGIELAVTMNQSKDIRRMVSELENNILTGLILVVAVIFLFLGVMNSIFVALAIPFSMLLSFVVLQAFGITLNMVVLFSLILALGMLVDNAIVIVENIYRHVQEGADRTAAARMAVSEVGWPVISSTLTTLCAFLPMIFWPGIMGEFMKFLPITLIITLTASLFVALVINPVICANFMTLRPGSKGGPTVDPWLLRAYQRTLEVALAHRALTVFVALFFLVTISGVYGLMGHGVELFPDTEPNNAYVEIQAPEGANLETSDALARAVEAVTRNEPDIEFSIAEVGVSASAEAGGDGSSPANQSKISLNFVERASRREDSNRVLGRIRAQVAKLSGAELKVEKQKEGPPTGAPVSIELSGEDIVTLGLLADQAKGLIEEVPGLVDLKDDLTKAKPEIRVLVDREKATLLGLSTAAISNTVKAAISGSKLGVYREGKDEYDIVARLPAARRQGTADIENLLVPSRSGGPVPLSSVARIELATGFGSIRHLDQKRVVTLTANTFGRNSNEVLQEVQARLAGLALPAGYKINFSGEQEEQQKASAFLAKAFIAALFLIVLVLVTQFNSLGQTFIVMTSVVLSLSGVFLGLLLTATPFGIIMTGIGVISLAGVVVNNAIVLIDYINQLRGQGLELQDALVRAGLVRFRPVMLTAVTTILGLLPMAVGVSFDFKSFSWEIGGESAQWWGPMAVAVIFGLAVATLLTLVVVPVLYALLEGARARRAARRPVRGES, from the coding sequence ATGCTCCTCTCCAACGCCGCCATCGGCCATCGCAGTACCGTCTTCACCCTGATGTTCTTCGCGATCGTCGCCGGACTTTACAGCTACCTGACCCTCCCCCGGGAGTCGACGCCGGACATCACCATCCCCTACGTGCTGGTCGTCACCTCCTATGAAGGGGTCGCGCCCGCCGATATCGAAACCCTCATCACCCGCCCCATCGAACGCAAGCTCAAGGGGCTCAAGGATGTCGAAAAGATCCGCTCGGTCTCCGCCGAGGGGTCGTCGATGATCACCATCGAGTTCAACCCGAAGGTCGACATCGACAACGCCCTGCAGTGGGTGCGGGACAAGGTCGACCAGGCGAAGGGGGATCTCCCCGACGACCTGGAGAACGATCCCTCGATCCTCGAGATCAACTTCAGCGAGTTCCCGATCCTGATGGTGGCGGTCTCCGGCGACGTCAACGAGGCGGTCCTCAAGGGGGTCGGCGAAGAGTTGCAGGACCGCATCGAGGAGATCCCCGGGGTCCTCGACGTCGTCCTGACCGGCGGGCGGGAACGGCAGATCCGGGTCGAATTCGATCCGGAACGGATGGCCGCCTACCAGCTCTCCTTTACCGAGATCCTTGCCGCCATCAGCCAGGAGAACGTCAACATCCCCGGCGGCAGCATCGACATCGGCCGCGGCAAGTACCTGCTGCGCGTCCCCGGCGAATTCACCGATCCCGCCATCATCGACAACCTGGTGCTGGTGGCCCGTGACGGCAGGCCGATCTACTTCAAGGATGTGGCGACGGTCCGGGACACCTTCGAGGACCGGCAGAGCTACGCCCGTCTCAACGGCAACCAGAGCGTCACCCTGGCGGTGAAGAAGCGCACCGGGGAGAATATCATCGCCGTCGCCGACCAGGTCTTCGCCCTCCTCTCGGCCGCCCGCGACCAGCTCCCCCCCGGGATCGAGCTGGCGGTGACCATGAACCAGTCGAAGGACATCCGGCGCATGGTCTCGGAGCTGGAGAACAATATCCTCACCGGGCTGATCCTGGTAGTGGCGGTGATTTTCCTCTTCCTCGGCGTGATGAACTCGATCTTCGTCGCCCTGGCGATCCCCTTCTCGATGCTACTCTCCTTTGTCGTTCTGCAGGCCTTTGGCATCACCCTCAACATGGTGGTCCTCTTCAGCCTGATCCTGGCGCTGGGGATGCTGGTCGACAACGCCATCGTCATCGTCGAGAACATCTACCGCCACGTGCAGGAGGGGGCCGACCGCACCGCCGCCGCGCGCATGGCGGTGAGCGAGGTCGGCTGGCCGGTGATCAGCTCGACCCTGACCACCCTCTGCGCCTTCCTGCCGATGATCTTCTGGCCGGGGATCATGGGTGAGTTCATGAAGTTTCTGCCGATCACCCTGATCATCACCCTGACCGCCTCGCTCTTCGTCGCCCTGGTGATCAACCCGGTGATCTGCGCCAACTTCATGACCCTGCGCCCGGGCAGCAAGGGGGGACCGACTGTGGATCCCTGGCTGTTGCGCGCCTACCAACGCACCCTCGAAGTTGCCCTCGCGCACCGCGCCCTGACTGTTTTCGTCGCCCTCTTCTTCCTGGTGACGATCAGCGGCGTCTATGGCCTGATGGGGCATGGCGTCGAACTCTTTCCCGATACCGAGCCGAACAACGCCTACGTCGAGATCCAGGCGCCGGAAGGGGCCAATCTCGAAACCTCCGACGCTCTGGCCCGGGCGGTCGAAGCCGTTACTCGCAACGAGCCGGATATCGAATTCTCCATCGCCGAGGTCGGGGTCTCGGCGAGCGCCGAGGCCGGCGGCGACGGCAGCAGCCCGGCCAACCAGAGCAAGATTTCACTCAACTTCGTCGAGCGGGCTTCCCGCCGCGAGGACTCCAACCGGGTGTTGGGGCGCATTCGCGCCCAGGTGGCGAAACTCTCCGGTGCCGAACTCAAGGTGGAAAAACAGAAGGAAGGCCCCCCGACCGGCGCGCCGGTCAGCATTGAGCTCAGCGGCGAGGATATCGTCACCCTCGGCCTGCTGGCCGACCAGGCCAAGGGGCTGATTGAGGAGGTGCCGGGACTGGTCGATCTCAAGGATGACCTGACCAAGGCCAAGCCCGAGATCCGGGTGCTGGTCGATCGCGAGAAGGCGACCCTCCTCGGCCTGTCGACCGCCGCCATTTCCAATACGGTCAAGGCGGCGATCAGCGGCAGCAAGCTCGGGGTCTACCGCGAGGGGAAGGATGAGTACGACATCGTCGCCCGTCTCCCCGCCGCGCGCCGCCAGGGGACGGCGGATATCGAGAACCTGCTGGTCCCCTCCCGCAGCGGCGGTCCGGTCCCCCTCTCCAGCGTCGCCCGCATCGAACTCGCCACCGGCTTCGGTTCGATCCGCCACCTCGACCAGAAGCGGGTGGTGACCCTGACCGCCAACACCTTCGGCCGCAACAGCAACGAGGTGCTGCAGGAGGTCCAGGCCCGTCTCGCCGGCTTGGCCCTCCCCGCCGGTTACAAGATCAACTTCTCCGGCGAGCAGGAAGAGCAGCAGAAGGCCTCGGCCTTTCTCGCCAAGGCATTTATTGCCGCGCTCTTCCTCATTGTTCTGGTCCTGGTGACCCAGTTCAATTCCCTCGGCCAGACCTTCATCGTCATGACCTCGGTCGTCCTCTCCCTCTCCGGAGTCTTTCTCGGCCTGCTCCTCACCGCCACCCCTTTCGGCATCATCATGACCGGGATCGGGGTGATCTCCCTCGCCGGGGTGGTCGTCAACAACGCCATCGTCCTGATCGACTACATCAACCAGCTGCGCGGCCAGGGGCTGGAGTTGCAGGACGCCCTGGTGCGGGCCGGACTGGTACGCTTCCGGCCGGTGATGCTGACGGCGGTGACGACGATCCTCGGCCTGTTGCCGATGGCCGTCGGGGTGAGCTTCGATTTCAAGAGTTTCAGCTGGGAGATTGGCGGGGAGTCGGCCCAGTGGTGGGGACCGATGGCGGTGGCCGTCATCTTCGGCCTGGCGGTGGCGACGCTGCTGACCCTGGTGGTGGTGCCGGTTCTCTATGCGCTGCTGGAAGGAGCCCGGGCCCGGCGGGCGGCGCGGCGCCCGGTCAGGGGAGAATCCTGA